A genome region from Patescibacteria group bacterium includes the following:
- the rpmF gene encoding 50S ribosomal protein L32 gives MSVPAKRRSRSKVRRNRAHYALKKMALNKCPKCGQPKRPHQACSFCGSYRGREIVRIKVKTKKEKK, from the coding sequence ATGTCAGTACCAGCCAAAAGAAGGTCTCGCTCGAAAGTCAGGCGCAATCGGGCTCACTATGCTTTAAAAAAAATGGCTTTAAACAAATGCCCCAAGTGCGGCCAGCCGAAGCGGCCGCATCAGGCTTGTTCTTTTTGCGGATCTTATCGGGGCCGGGAGATAGTAAGGATTAAAGTTAAGACCAAGAAAGAAAAAAAATAA
- the ftsH gene encoding ATP-dependent zinc metalloprotease FtsH codes for MKNLVKNFLIFFLVFLIIASLFSILSDGSKTETVGLETLISQINEEKVSQIEVRGAEMKITLADGAEEIVKKESGESLSELLRNFGVEADKISKIKIQVKENEGLNFWLSAILPFLIPFLLIGVFIYFMMRSVAGANSKAMMFGQSQARESVKDLKNKVTFKDVAGAKEAKEELKEVVEFLKHPKKFYELGARIPRGVLLLGSPGTGKTLMARAVAGEADVPFFHISGSEFVEMFVGVGASRVRDLFKRAKKNSPCILFIDEIDAVGRRRGAGLGGSHDEREQTLNQILVEMDGFETHTNVIVIAATNRPDVLDPALLRPGRFDRRVVIDEPDIKDREEILKVHARQKPLSKEVSLRRIAERTPGFSGADLANLLNEAAILSARRNKKMIEMDELFESIEKVMMGPERRSRVITEKEKKITAYHEAGHAIVAHFLPHTDPVQKISIIARGQAGGYTLKLPTEDKHMHAKSEFVEELAVLLAGHATEKEIFGEVTTGATSDLRRATALARQLITDYGMSDDLGPRTYGEKEEMIFLGREIHEQRDYSEKVAEQIDKEISRFIEQAAKQAKEIIKTEKEKLDKVVEALLKKETLEREEFEKIVGKKEGKE; via the coding sequence ATGAAAAATTTGGTTAAGAATTTTTTAATCTTCTTTCTGGTTTTTTTAATAATTGCCAGCCTTTTTTCTATTTTAAGCGATGGGAGCAAAACGGAAACAGTCGGTTTGGAAACCTTAATAAGCCAGATTAACGAGGAAAAGGTTTCGCAGATAGAAGTAAGGGGCGCGGAAATGAAAATTACTCTGGCTGACGGCGCGGAAGAGATCGTTAAGAAAGAAAGCGGAGAGTCATTATCGGAGTTGTTAAGAAATTTCGGCGTGGAAGCGGATAAGATTTCAAAGATTAAAATTCAGGTGAAAGAAAACGAAGGATTAAATTTTTGGCTGTCGGCCATTCTGCCGTTTCTTATTCCTTTTCTCCTGATAGGCGTTTTTATCTATTTTATGATGCGAAGTGTGGCCGGAGCCAATTCCAAAGCCATGATGTTTGGCCAGTCGCAAGCCAGGGAGTCCGTCAAAGATTTAAAAAATAAGGTTACTTTTAAGGATGTGGCCGGAGCTAAGGAGGCCAAAGAGGAATTAAAGGAAGTGGTTGAATTTTTGAAGCATCCCAAGAAATTTTACGAATTAGGCGCTCGCATTCCGCGTGGAGTTTTGCTTTTGGGCAGCCCGGGCACGGGAAAAACTTTGATGGCTCGGGCTGTGGCCGGAGAGGCTGATGTTCCCTTTTTTCATATTTCCGGTTCGGAATTTGTGGAGATGTTCGTTGGAGTTGGCGCTTCCAGGGTTAGGGATTTATTCAAACGAGCCAAGAAAAATTCTCCTTGCATATTATTCATTGATGAAATTGATGCTGTTGGCCGCCGGAGAGGAGCCGGACTCGGCGGTTCCCATGATGAGCGCGAGCAGACTTTAAATCAGATTTTGGTGGAGATGGACGGCTTTGAAACTCATACTAATGTGATAGTTATCGCCGCTACCAATCGGCCCGATGTTTTGGATCCGGCCCTGCTTCGGCCCGGACGTTTTGACCGCCGGGTGGTAATTGACGAGCCGGACATAAAAGACCGGGAGGAAATTTTAAAGGTTCATGCCCGGCAAAAGCCTTTGTCTAAAGAAGTGAGCCTGCGCCGGATTGCTGAACGGACTCCTGGTTTTTCCGGAGCTGATTTAGCGAATCTTCTTAATGAAGCGGCGATCCTTTCCGCCCGGCGGAACAAAAAAATGATTGAGATGGACGAATTATTTGAATCAATTGAAAAGGTTATGATGGGGCCGGAGAGAAGGAGCCGGGTGATTACAGAGAAAGAGAAAAAAATTACCGCTTACCACGAAGCCGGGCACGCGATCGTCGCCCACTTTCTTCCCCATACTGATCCGGTGCAAAAAATTTCCATTATTGCCCGGGGCCAGGCAGGCGGTTACACCCTCAAACTCCCGACCGAAGATAAGCATATGCACGCCAAATCGGAGTTTGTGGAAGAATTAGCCGTGCTCTTGGCCGGCCATGCTACCGAGAAAGAAATTTTCGGCGAAGTGACCACCGGCGCCACTTCTGATTTGCGCCGGGCCACGGCCTTGGCTCGCCAGCTTATAACCGATTATGGCATGTCGGACGATTTGGGCCCGCGCACTTACGGTGAAAAAGAAGAGATGATATTTTTGGGCCGGGAAATCCATGAGCAGAGGGATTATAGTGAAAAAGTGGCGGAACAGATTGACAAAGAGATTTCCCGCTTTATTGAGCAAGCCGCTAAACAGGCAAAAGAGATTATAAAAACCGAAAAAGAAAAGCTTGATAAAGTGGTTGAAGCTTTGCTAAAAAAAGAAACTTTGGAGCGGGAAGAGTTTGAAAAAATTGTCGGGAAAAAAGAAGGAAAAGAATAG